The Streptomyces sp. NBC_01775 genome includes a region encoding these proteins:
- a CDS encoding Zn-ribbon domain-containing OB-fold protein, with the protein MSEDVLHESLREYEGRPAAVSARGKDPVNEPMIRHWCEALGHPVPPDGSAPATMLQVWTMAGLSGQARRAGPYDALLGALEGAGYTSVVATDCEQEYVRELHPGDEITFDAVIESVSPRKATKLGTGYFVTTRMDIRAGGERAGTHRFRILKYRPAEGGRNAAPDAGSDAGSGRSASGRRPRPVVNRDNAGFWEGVARHKLLFQRCEACATPRLPWLPGCHACGSSEWRAVESAGHGTVYSYVVMHHPAFPAFDPPYAVALVELGEGVRLVSNITGVPCEKVRIGMPVDLEFLRVDDDLELPVFRGAV; encoded by the coding sequence GTGAGCGAGGACGTGCTCCACGAGTCCCTCCGAGAGTACGAGGGCCGTCCGGCCGCGGTCTCCGCACGGGGCAAGGACCCGGTCAACGAGCCGATGATCCGGCACTGGTGCGAGGCCCTGGGCCACCCAGTTCCGCCCGACGGCTCGGCGCCCGCGACGATGCTCCAGGTCTGGACGATGGCCGGGCTCAGCGGGCAGGCGAGGCGCGCGGGCCCGTACGACGCGCTGCTGGGCGCGCTGGAGGGCGCGGGCTATACCTCGGTCGTCGCCACCGACTGCGAACAGGAGTACGTGCGGGAGCTGCATCCTGGGGACGAGATCACCTTCGACGCGGTGATCGAGTCGGTCTCCCCGCGCAAGGCGACGAAACTGGGCACCGGATACTTCGTGACGACCCGCATGGACATCCGGGCAGGCGGCGAGAGGGCGGGAACCCACCGCTTCCGCATTCTCAAGTACCGCCCTGCGGAGGGCGGGAGGAACGCCGCCCCGGATGCCGGCTCGGATGCCGGCTCGGGCCGGTCCGCTTCAGGCAGGCGGCCTCGGCCCGTGGTCAATCGGGACAACGCGGGCTTCTGGGAGGGCGTTGCCCGGCACAAGCTGCTGTTCCAGCGGTGCGAAGCGTGCGCCACCCCGCGCCTCCCCTGGCTGCCCGGCTGCCACGCGTGCGGCTCCAGCGAATGGAGGGCTGTCGAGTCGGCGGGGCACGGAACGGTCTACTCCTACGTCGTCATGCACCATCCGGCGTTCCCCGCATTCGACCCGCCGTACGCGGTGGCACTTGTCGAACTCGGCGAAGGGGTACGCCTCGTCAGCAATATCACCGGAGTGCCCTGCGAGAAGGTGCGCATCGGGATGCCGGTCGATCTGGAATTCCTGCGGGTGGACGACGACCTCGAACTGCCCGTCTTCAGAGGGGCGGTCTGA
- a CDS encoding acyl-CoA dehydrogenase family protein codes for MHLALTERQRSLRAELRAYFRELIPPDERTPGGAPDPARRRALLRRIGADGLLGLGWPVEYGGQGRGADEQFVFFDEAYRAGAPVSMVTLNTVGPTLMRYGTPEQKAYFLPRILSGDLVFAIGYTEPEAGTDLASLRTRAVREADGSWLIDGNKVFTSNAQQADWIWLACRTDPQAVKHHGISIILVPTDASGFSWTPIETVGGLTTTTTYYDGVRVPSGNLVGEENGGWGLITNQLNHERVALAAIGMQAEDHYRAVLEHARETGALEQPWARARLAEAHARLAATRLLNWRLVGDVGAGTLAPGDASGVKFAGTESTVAVYALCQEVLGEVGTVRAGSPGVFGDGELERMNRAAQINTFGGGVSEVQREIVATMRLGMRRRKR; via the coding sequence ATGCATCTCGCCCTCACCGAGCGGCAGCGAAGCCTGCGGGCCGAACTGCGCGCCTACTTCCGCGAGCTGATACCTCCCGACGAGCGCACCCCGGGCGGAGCCCCCGACCCCGCGCGTCGGCGTGCGCTGCTGCGGCGTATCGGCGCCGACGGCCTGCTCGGCCTCGGGTGGCCCGTGGAGTACGGCGGCCAGGGGCGCGGCGCGGACGAGCAGTTCGTGTTCTTCGACGAGGCGTACCGCGCGGGAGCGCCCGTGTCGATGGTCACCCTCAACACCGTCGGGCCGACGCTCATGAGGTACGGGACGCCGGAGCAGAAGGCGTACTTCCTGCCCCGGATCCTCAGCGGTGACCTCGTCTTCGCCATCGGATACACCGAACCGGAAGCGGGAACCGACCTCGCCTCGCTGCGCACCAGGGCGGTACGGGAAGCGGACGGCAGCTGGCTGATCGACGGCAACAAGGTCTTCACCAGCAACGCCCAGCAGGCCGACTGGATCTGGCTCGCGTGCAGGACCGATCCGCAAGCGGTCAAACACCACGGCATCTCGATCATTCTCGTCCCTACCGATGCTTCCGGGTTCTCTTGGACGCCGATCGAAACCGTGGGCGGACTGACGACCACCACGACGTACTACGACGGCGTACGTGTGCCCTCGGGCAACCTCGTCGGCGAGGAGAACGGCGGCTGGGGCCTGATCACCAACCAGCTCAACCACGAGCGGGTCGCGCTCGCCGCCATCGGGATGCAGGCGGAAGACCACTATCGGGCGGTGCTGGAGCACGCGCGCGAGACGGGCGCCCTCGAACAGCCGTGGGCGCGGGCACGGCTCGCCGAGGCGCACGCGCGCCTTGCCGCCACCCGGCTGCTCAACTGGCGACTCGTCGGCGACGTCGGCGCGGGCACGCTCGCGCCGGGCGACGCGAGCGGGGTGAAGTTCGCCGGCACCGAGAGCACCGTCGCCGTCTACGCGCTGTGCCAGGAGGTGCTCGGTGAGGTGGGCACGGTGCGCGCCGGATCCCCCGGCGTCTTCGGTGACGGCGAGCTGGAGCGGATGAACCGCGCCGCGCAGATCAACACCTTCGGGGGCGGAGTGAGCGAGGTCCAGCGGGAGATCGTCGCGACGATGCGGCTGGGGATGCGGAGGAGAAAGCGGTGA
- a CDS encoding long-chain fatty acid--CoA ligase, with translation MQSTMQDVPLTISRILRHGTTVHGASRITTWTGEGEPHRTTFHETGERAAQLAHALRDELGVSADDRVATLMWNNHQHVDAYFAVPSMGAVLHTLNLRLPPEQLVWIVNHAADRVILVDGTLLPLLAPLLPRLDPVEHIVVVGPGDLSVLEGCTAQVHDYDQLLDGRPTGYDWPDVDERSAAAMCYTSGTTGDPKGVVFSHRSIYLHSMQVNMAESMGLTSGDTSLPVVPMFHVNAWGLPHAVFMTGVNLLMPDRFLQPGPLADMIAAERPTHSAAVPVIWQGLLGELAARPRDISSLRTVTIGGSACPPAMIAAFDELHGVRVCHAWGMTETSPLGTLAHPPGGLTPEEEWPYRISQGRFPAGVEARLATPGGSFAPWDGTSAGELEVRGPWIAGAYYGGAGQEPLRPEDKFSPDGWLRTGDVGVITPEGYLTLTDRAKDVIKSGGEWISSVELENALMGHESVAEAAVVAVPDEKWGERPLAAVVLKEGEEPVGYEALRTFLGKTIARWQLPERWTSVAAVPKTSVGKFDKKVLRAQYAAGELEVTTLG, from the coding sequence GTGCAGAGCACGATGCAGGACGTACCGCTGACCATCTCGCGCATCCTCCGCCATGGGACGACGGTCCACGGCGCCTCCCGGATCACCACCTGGACCGGCGAGGGGGAACCGCACCGCACGACCTTCCACGAGACCGGCGAGCGCGCGGCCCAACTTGCGCACGCTCTCCGCGACGAACTGGGCGTCAGCGCGGACGACCGCGTCGCGACGCTGATGTGGAACAACCACCAGCACGTCGACGCGTACTTCGCCGTCCCCTCCATGGGCGCCGTCCTGCACACCCTCAACCTGCGGCTTCCCCCTGAGCAGCTGGTGTGGATCGTCAACCACGCCGCCGACCGCGTCATCCTGGTAGACGGCACCCTCCTCCCGCTGCTGGCCCCGCTGCTGCCGCGCCTCGACCCGGTCGAACACATCGTCGTCGTCGGCCCCGGAGACCTGTCCGTCCTGGAGGGCTGTACCGCACAGGTGCACGACTACGACCAGCTCCTGGACGGCCGCCCCACCGGCTACGACTGGCCTGATGTGGACGAGCGTTCGGCCGCCGCCATGTGTTACACCTCCGGCACGACGGGTGACCCCAAGGGCGTCGTCTTCTCGCACCGCTCCATCTACCTGCACTCCATGCAGGTCAACATGGCCGAATCCATGGGCCTGACGTCGGGCGACACCTCGCTGCCCGTGGTGCCGATGTTCCACGTCAACGCCTGGGGGCTGCCGCACGCGGTGTTCATGACCGGCGTGAACCTGCTGATGCCCGACCGCTTCCTCCAGCCCGGACCACTCGCGGACATGATCGCCGCTGAGCGGCCCACGCACTCGGCGGCGGTGCCCGTCATCTGGCAGGGCCTGCTGGGCGAACTCGCCGCCCGCCCCCGCGACATCTCCAGCCTGCGCACCGTCACCATCGGCGGCTCCGCCTGTCCGCCCGCCATGATCGCGGCCTTCGACGAACTGCACGGCGTGCGGGTCTGCCACGCCTGGGGCATGACGGAGACCTCACCCCTGGGCACGCTCGCGCACCCGCCGGGCGGCCTCACACCCGAGGAGGAGTGGCCCTACCGGATCTCCCAGGGCCGCTTCCCCGCAGGCGTCGAGGCGCGGCTGGCCACTCCGGGCGGCAGCTTCGCCCCTTGGGACGGCACCTCGGCCGGTGAGCTGGAGGTGCGCGGGCCGTGGATCGCCGGCGCCTACTACGGAGGCGCGGGCCAAGAGCCTCTGCGCCCCGAGGACAAGTTCAGTCCTGACGGCTGGCTGCGCACCGGCGACGTCGGCGTCATCACCCCCGAGGGCTACCTCACGCTCACCGATCGCGCGAAGGACGTCATCAAGTCCGGTGGCGAGTGGATCTCCTCGGTGGAGTTGGAGAACGCACTGATGGGCCACGAGTCCGTCGCGGAGGCAGCCGTCGTCGCGGTCCCGGACGAGAAGTGGGGCGAACGACCGCTCGCCGCCGTCGTCCTGAAGGAGGGCGAGGAGCCGGTCGGCTACGAGGCGCTGCGCACCTTCCTCGGCAAGACCATCGCCCGATGGCAGCTCCCGGAGCGCTGGACGTCGGTCGCGGCCGTACCGAAGACGAGTGTGGGGAAGTTCGACAAGAAGGTACTGCGCGCGCAGTACGCGGCCGGTGAGCTGGAGGTGACGACGCTCGGCTGA
- a CDS encoding lipid-transfer protein: protein MSLRSPDRLGSRAAIVGIGATEFSKDSGRSELKLAVEAVQAALEDAGLAPDDVDGLVSFTMDTSPEITVAQAAGIGELSFFSRVHYGGGAACATVQQAALAVASGIAETVVCYRAFNERSGRRFGSGVRWREPSAEGTALGWSLPFGLLTPASWVAMAAQRYLHTYGLSPEVFGHVAVTDRKYAAVNPAAYFYGKPITLAEHAASRWIVEPLRLLDCCQETDGGQALVVTSVERARDLPHRPAVIAAAAQGAGRRQEQMTSFYRDDLTGLPEMGVVARQLWRTSGLAPSDIDVGILYDHFTPFVLMQLEEFGFCARGEGADFVAEEVLPLNTHGGQLGEAYLHGMNGIAEAVRQIRGTSVNQVDGAERTLVTAGTGVPTSGLVLAGT from the coding sequence ATGAGCCTCCGGAGCCCCGACAGGCTCGGCAGCCGTGCGGCGATCGTCGGCATCGGTGCCACCGAGTTCTCCAAGGACTCCGGTCGCAGCGAGCTCAAGCTCGCTGTCGAGGCCGTCCAGGCGGCGCTGGAGGACGCGGGGCTCGCACCGGATGACGTCGACGGCCTGGTCAGCTTCACCATGGACACCAGCCCGGAGATCACCGTCGCGCAGGCGGCGGGCATCGGTGAGCTGTCGTTCTTCTCTCGCGTGCACTACGGAGGCGGCGCAGCCTGCGCCACTGTCCAGCAGGCGGCGCTGGCCGTTGCCTCGGGGATCGCTGAGACAGTCGTGTGCTACCGCGCGTTCAACGAGCGCTCGGGACGGCGCTTCGGCTCGGGTGTGCGGTGGCGCGAGCCTTCCGCCGAAGGTACGGCGCTCGGCTGGTCGCTGCCCTTCGGCCTGCTCACCCCCGCCTCCTGGGTCGCCATGGCGGCGCAGCGCTATCTGCACACCTATGGCCTGAGCCCCGAGGTCTTCGGGCACGTCGCCGTGACGGACCGGAAGTACGCGGCGGTCAATCCGGCCGCCTACTTCTACGGCAAGCCGATCACGCTCGCCGAGCATGCCGCCTCGCGCTGGATCGTCGAGCCGCTGCGGCTGCTCGACTGCTGCCAGGAGACCGACGGGGGCCAGGCGCTGGTGGTCACCTCCGTCGAGCGCGCCCGCGACCTGCCGCACCGGCCCGCTGTGATCGCGGCGGCGGCGCAGGGAGCCGGCCGGCGGCAGGAGCAGATGACGAGCTTCTACCGGGACGACCTGACGGGGCTGCCGGAGATGGGCGTCGTCGCCAGGCAACTGTGGCGCACCAGCGGGCTGGCGCCCTCCGACATCGACGTCGGCATTCTGTACGACCACTTCACCCCCTTCGTGCTCATGCAGCTGGAGGAGTTCGGTTTCTGCGCGCGCGGCGAGGGAGCGGACTTCGTCGCGGAGGAGGTCCTTCCGCTCAACACCCACGGGGGCCAGCTCGGAGAGGCTTACCTGCACGGGATGAACGGCATCGCCGAGGCCGTACGCCAGATCCGCGGCACGTCCGTCAACCAGGTGGACGGTGCGGAGCGCACGCTGGTCACGGCGGGCACCGGGGTACCGACGTCCGGCCTGGTGCTGGCCGGGACGTAA
- a CDS encoding acyl-CoA dehydrogenase family protein, which translates to MDFTPTEAQAAARELAAEIFEDLSTPERLRALDGDTDAELWKGLCAAGLVAAVEETGLLGLALMLEEQGRRTAQVPFAATCVYGLLPIGAYGTSEQRARWLPALRAGTAVATGAFPPPGRGPAVTASPAVRGPSRDAAAVTSAGAGEDDQEGEGGGGDWRLSGVVPVVPWLREATHVLVPARCATDGVVRCFLVETARTGVRVVPVETTAPWSAGRLALEDVSGEVLGEGAPSGPHVPHSSYDEAYRPTLDRARTGFAALQAGVCAGSLARAVEHTCEREQFGRPLATHQGVQLRAADAHMDTEAIRVTVYEAAWRHDQGLPAHTHSLTAAWWAADAGRRVVHAGQHLHGGIGADLDHPVHRHFLWGRQLDACLGSPGALLAELGEALAAPEEEVPSVLKEGVPSVPPEDAGRSVAPEDL; encoded by the coding sequence ATGGACTTCACCCCGACCGAGGCACAGGCGGCGGCGCGCGAGCTGGCCGCCGAGATCTTCGAAGACCTCTCCACACCCGAGCGCCTCCGCGCGCTGGACGGCGACACCGACGCGGAGCTGTGGAAGGGGCTGTGCGCGGCAGGCCTGGTCGCCGCCGTGGAGGAGACCGGGCTGCTCGGCCTGGCGCTCATGCTGGAGGAACAGGGCCGCCGTACGGCGCAGGTGCCGTTCGCCGCGACCTGTGTGTACGGGCTGCTGCCGATCGGGGCGTACGGGACGAGTGAGCAGCGCGCGAGATGGCTGCCCGCGCTGCGTGCCGGTACGGCCGTGGCGACCGGCGCGTTCCCGCCGCCGGGCCGGGGCCCGGCGGTGACGGCGTCCCCGGCCGTGAGGGGGCCGTCCCGGGACGCGGCGGCGGTCACGAGCGCCGGGGCCGGTGAGGACGACCAGGAGGGCGAGGGAGGGGGCGGGGACTGGCGGCTGAGCGGGGTCGTTCCCGTCGTCCCCTGGCTGCGCGAGGCCACCCATGTGCTGGTGCCCGCGCGGTGCGCGACGGATGGTGTGGTGCGCTGCTTCCTGGTGGAGACGGCGCGGACCGGAGTCCGCGTCGTCCCGGTCGAGACCACGGCTCCTTGGAGCGCGGGCCGGCTCGCTCTGGAGGACGTTTCCGGGGAGGTGCTGGGAGAGGGCGCGCCATCGGGACCGCATGTCCCGCACAGTTCGTACGACGAGGCGTACCGGCCGACGCTCGACCGTGCGCGCACGGGATTCGCCGCGCTCCAGGCCGGGGTCTGTGCGGGCTCACTCGCCCGCGCGGTCGAACACACCTGTGAGCGCGAGCAGTTCGGACGCCCCCTCGCCACCCATCAGGGCGTACAGCTGCGGGCCGCCGACGCGCACATGGACACCGAGGCCATCCGCGTCACCGTCTACGAGGCCGCGTGGCGGCACGACCAGGGGCTGCCCGCGCACACCCACTCGCTGACCGCGGCGTGGTGGGCGGCGGACGCGGGCCGCAGAGTCGTGCACGCGGGGCAGCACCTGCACGGCGGTATCGGGGCGGATCTCGACCATCCGGTGCACCGGCATTTCCTGTGGGGCCGGCAGCTCGATGCCTGCCTCGGCTCGCCCGGTGCGCTCCTGGCCGAGTTGGGCGAGGCCCTGGCCGCACCGGAGGAGGAGGTACCGAGCGTGCTGAAGGAGGGGGTACCGAGCGTGCCGCCGGAGGACGCCGGACGATCAGTGGCACCGGAGGATCTGTGA
- a CDS encoding DUF1906 domain-containing protein, which translates to MAKNQIIRRGTVLLAALAALFTSGVLPATATEAAPPDTATSHPPAPSSSHAAPPSPSAPRKSAPGTGSVPESGSAVPSKPGVPRQPEAPPGSAAPSGSAQPDEPSRSGEPSLPGESSAPRAQRDPAAPDVPEDPSAPGAPGVPGGQPSLVRGDPRAFGAKVFKGQAFDTCQAPSAATMRAWKRASPFGAVGVYIGGRGRACPNQKHLSPSWVGGVHKLGWKLLPLYVGSQSPCVRAAHKRKVRMSTRGPYARGKREGLDAVRQAKRFKMVRHSAVYLDMEAYNYRNKSCAATTLRFIQGWNSAVRAQGYVAGFYSSANSGAAHLEKARAAGARGLPTAMWFARWNVPKSLHSERRINRRAWQPHRRIHQFTGNVKRTYGGHSVHIDQNLVDAPVAVIG; encoded by the coding sequence ATGGCCAAAAATCAGATCATTCGCCGGGGAACCGTTCTGCTGGCCGCGCTCGCCGCCCTGTTCACCTCCGGGGTCCTCCCCGCCACCGCAACCGAGGCGGCGCCACCGGATACTGCCACGAGCCACCCTCCGGCACCTTCCTCGTCCCACGCCGCTCCCCCGTCACCATCGGCACCCAGGAAGTCGGCTCCCGGCACCGGCTCGGTTCCGGAATCCGGTTCAGCGGTGCCGTCCAAGCCAGGAGTCCCGCGGCAGCCGGAAGCTCCTCCGGGCTCCGCCGCACCCTCCGGGTCCGCTCAGCCGGATGAGCCGTCCCGGTCCGGCGAGCCCTCGCTGCCCGGCGAGTCCTCCGCGCCGCGTGCCCAGCGTGACCCGGCGGCCCCCGACGTGCCGGAGGATCCCTCGGCGCCCGGCGCACCCGGTGTCCCGGGGGGCCAGCCGTCGCTCGTCCGGGGCGACCCGCGCGCCTTCGGCGCGAAGGTCTTCAAGGGCCAGGCCTTCGACACCTGCCAGGCTCCCTCGGCCGCCACCATGCGCGCGTGGAAGCGCGCCTCCCCGTTCGGCGCGGTGGGCGTCTACATCGGCGGGCGCGGCAGGGCGTGCCCGAACCAGAAGCACCTGTCGCCCTCCTGGGTGGGGGGCGTGCACAAGCTGGGCTGGAAGCTGTTGCCGCTCTACGTCGGCTCCCAGTCCCCCTGCGTCCGCGCCGCCCACAAGCGCAAGGTCCGCATGAGCACCCGTGGCCCCTACGCGCGGGGCAAGCGCGAAGGGCTGGACGCGGTGCGTCAGGCCAAGCGGTTCAAGATGGTCCGGCACAGCGCGGTCTACCTCGACATGGAGGCGTACAACTACCGCAACAAGAGTTGTGCCGCCACGACGCTGCGCTTCATCCAGGGCTGGAACAGCGCGGTTCGCGCCCAGGGCTACGTCGCCGGCTTCTACAGCAGCGCCAACTCGGGCGCCGCCCACCTGGAGAAGGCGCGGGCCGCGGGTGCGCGCGGGCTGCCGACGGCCATGTGGTTCGCGCGCTGGAACGTCCCCAAGTCCCTGCACAGCGAGCGCCGGATCAACCGCCGGGCCTGGCAGCCGCACCGCCGGATCCACCAGTTCACGGGCAACGTGAAGCGCACCTACGGCGGGCACTCGGTCCACATCGACCAGAACCTCGTGGACGCCCCCGTAGCCGTCATCGGGTGA